The following proteins come from a genomic window of Pseudomonas sp. J452:
- a CDS encoding triacylglycerol lipase, producing the protein MPAPTLHPYHPIIYVRGFAATSGEIEDTVSDPYMGFNIGSTRARRGWTGETQRFYFESPLVRLMGEHQYDDLYHDGLDKLDNTNEQVPYRCVVIYRYYDDASNIFGSGNTPPITHFAQGLSDLILKLQQRILASPDNIKNGVTAANFRVHLVAHSMGGLVCRAFLQNRSLGSDVARAAVDKVFTYATPHNGIDMRIVRNVPGWLPFGDIENFNRQHMARYLDLPPGSADVSVVQGFPPERIFNLIGTNPKDYRVLAGASAWAAGDASDGLVRIENATTHGPDANGQDVTSPRAFVHRSHSGYYGIVNSEEGYQNLTRFLFGKLRIDGVLDIDDITLPAEVDKHLKDGKQVKASYQLEVAVSIRGSQWQITRREMRENSAIFRTYDQLFPGVPGAIRLPDRRQSPHLFSVFLDPDKSVKASKSVSFAFDLRIMVPDYEVDGALFLKRHYEGSYILQRQILVEAFRDPNSPIGWSLKYGFQETNPGKPGITANSKLLVGGTGMSFDIPIEQKVRPGVTGTLRIEARPWS; encoded by the coding sequence ATGCCTGCCCCGACACTGCACCCTTACCATCCGATCATTTATGTGCGCGGCTTTGCCGCCACCTCCGGCGAGATCGAAGACACCGTCTCCGACCCCTACATGGGCTTCAATATCGGTTCCACCCGTGCGCGTAGGGGCTGGACCGGCGAAACCCAGCGTTTCTACTTCGAGTCGCCGCTGGTGCGCCTCATGGGTGAGCACCAGTACGACGATCTGTATCATGACGGCCTGGACAAACTCGACAACACCAACGAACAGGTTCCCTATCGTTGCGTGGTCATCTACCGCTATTACGACGATGCGTCGAATATATTCGGTTCCGGCAATACGCCGCCGATCACTCATTTCGCCCAAGGTCTGAGCGATCTGATCCTCAAGCTCCAGCAGAGGATTCTGGCCAGCCCCGACAACATCAAAAATGGCGTCACCGCAGCCAACTTCCGCGTTCATCTGGTCGCCCACTCCATGGGCGGCCTGGTCTGCCGTGCATTCCTTCAGAACAGAAGCCTGGGGTCTGACGTCGCTCGAGCAGCCGTGGACAAGGTGTTTACCTATGCCACGCCGCACAATGGTATCGACATGCGCATCGTACGCAACGTGCCGGGCTGGTTGCCCTTTGGCGACATCGAAAATTTCAACCGTCAGCACATGGCGCGGTACCTGGACCTACCGCCGGGCAGCGCTGACGTATCCGTCGTCCAGGGCTTCCCGCCGGAACGAATATTCAACCTGATTGGCACCAATCCCAAGGACTACAGGGTCCTCGCTGGCGCCTCGGCCTGGGCGGCAGGCGATGCCAGCGACGGCCTGGTGCGCATCGAAAACGCCACGACCCACGGCCCTGACGCCAACGGGCAAGACGTTACGTCACCACGTGCTTTCGTTCACCGCAGCCATTCCGGCTACTACGGCATCGTCAACTCGGAAGAGGGCTATCAGAACCTCACGCGTTTCCTGTTCGGCAAGCTGCGGATCGATGGTGTGTTGGACATCGATGACATCACCTTGCCCGCCGAGGTCGACAAACACCTGAAGGACGGCAAGCAGGTCAAGGCCTCCTACCAGCTCGAAGTGGCAGTCAGCATCCGCGGCAGCCAGTGGCAGATCACCCGTCGCGAAATGCGGGAGAACTCGGCGATTTTCCGCACCTATGACCAGCTCTTCCCTGGCGTACCCGGTGCCATACGCCTTCCGGATCGTCGTCAGAGCCCCCACCTATTCTCGGTATTCCTCGACCCGGACAAGAGCGTGAAAGCTTCGAAATCGGTCAGCTTCGCCTTCGATTTGCGAATCATGGTGCCCGACTACGAGGTGGACGGTGCGCTCTTTCTAAAGCGGCACTATGAGGGCAGCTACATCCTGCAGCGACAGATTCTGGTCGAAGCATTCCGCGATCCGAATTCACCTATCGGCTGGAGCCTGAAGTACGGCTTTCAGGAAACCAATCCAGGCAAGCCCGGTATCACCGCCAACAGTAAGCTGCTGGTCGGCGGTACGGGGATGAGCTTCGACATCCCTATCGAACAGAAGGTACGTCCGGGCGTGACAGGGACTTTGCGTATCGAGGCGCGCCCCTGGAGTTAA
- a CDS encoding peptidoglycan-binding protein: MLTPLQKRTAQAIVNIFETGSVQGDYGNVTVIKGDSGHLTFGRSQTTLATGNLHDLIERYCQNPGARFSERLSSFLSRLAARDTSLDHAGLLHNILRATADDPVMRETQDQFFDEKYWQRAEKSAKDLHISTPLGLAVVYDSTVHGSWALIRDHVVQHKGSPKAAGERAWITAYVEAREDWLTNHDNEVLHATVYRTQAFSRLIELGHWGLDLPLVVRSLEISTATLNAAPPGCYDGPQPGSRPLALQTPMARGLDVRLVQLGLSTHGADIKADGLFGQTSAARLKDYQKANGMPATGVADAALIMQLLA; the protein is encoded by the coding sequence ATGCTGACTCCGCTACAGAAACGAACCGCCCAGGCCATCGTCAACATCTTCGAAACCGGGAGTGTCCAGGGTGACTACGGCAATGTCACCGTCATCAAGGGTGACTCCGGCCACCTGACCTTTGGTCGATCGCAAACCACCCTGGCCACGGGCAATCTGCATGACCTGATCGAGCGCTATTGCCAGAATCCCGGAGCGCGATTCAGTGAACGCCTAAGCTCCTTCCTGTCCAGGTTGGCGGCCCGTGACACCTCCTTAGACCATGCAGGACTCCTGCACAACATCCTGCGCGCCACCGCCGACGACCCGGTAATGCGCGAGACTCAGGATCAGTTCTTCGATGAGAAGTATTGGCAACGCGCGGAAAAATCCGCCAAAGACCTCCATATATCCACGCCGCTTGGCCTGGCGGTGGTCTACGACAGCACGGTGCACGGTTCCTGGGCGCTCATCCGCGACCATGTCGTGCAGCACAAGGGAAGCCCAAAAGCTGCAGGCGAACGAGCGTGGATTACAGCCTATGTCGAAGCTCGCGAAGATTGGCTCACCAACCACGACAACGAGGTGCTGCACGCCACGGTCTATCGCACTCAGGCCTTCAGCCGGCTGATCGAGTTGGGGCACTGGGGACTGGATCTGCCGCTGGTGGTTCGCAGCCTGGAAATTTCCACAGCCACCCTGAATGCAGCACCACCGGGCTGCTACGACGGGCCTCAGCCCGGCAGCCGCCCACTGGCATTGCAGACGCCCATGGCACGAGGCCTTGACGTGCGCCTGGTACAGCTCGGTCTATCCACCCATGGCGCGGACATCAAGGCTGACGGCCTGTTCGGCCAGACGAGTGCCGCACGGCTCAAGGACTACCAGAAAGCCAACGGCATGCCGGCGACCGGAGTGGCTGATGCCGCTCTGATCATGCAGCTGCTGGCCTAA
- a CDS encoding peptidylprolyl isomerase → MAKAMARHILVKTEAEAAALKKRIAAGEAFDVLARKYSTCPSGKKGGDLGEVRPGQMVRPIDQVIFKKELRTVHGPIKSQFGYHLVQVFYRD, encoded by the coding sequence ATGGCAAAGGCAATGGCCCGCCACATTCTGGTCAAGACCGAAGCAGAAGCCGCGGCGCTAAAGAAGCGCATCGCCGCTGGCGAGGCTTTCGATGTGCTGGCACGCAAGTACTCGACCTGCCCATCGGGCAAGAAAGGCGGCGACCTGGGCGAGGTGCGTCCGGGGCAGATGGTCCGCCCAATCGACCAGGTGATTTTCAAGAAGGAACTGCGCACCGTGCATGGCCCGATCAAGAGTCAGTTCGGCTATCACCTGGTGCAGGTGTTCTACCGCGACTGA
- a CDS encoding PilT/PilU family type 4a pilus ATPase → MDLSAMLKILSSQDGSDLYLSTGAPPCAKFNGVLKPLSAEPLKPGEVAAIAAGVMDAEQRADFERELEMNLAISLPNIGRFRINIFKQRNEVSIVARNIKMEIPKFEDLKLPEVLLKTIMEKRGLVLFVGGTGSGKSTSLAALIDYRNRNSGGHIITIEDPVEYVHRHKKSIINQREVGVDTRSFHAALKNTLRQAPDVILIGEIRDRETMEHALAFADTGHLAISTLHANNANQALDRIINFFPEERRPQLLNDLGNNLKAFVSQRLVKTVDGKRRAAVEVLLGTPTIRDQIKRNDFSEIKETMEKSKNLGMQTFDMALIDLVHEGSIDEEEAVKNADSANNVRLKLKLHRENPANAAAQAAAAAQAAPAPAAPKPAADVASWGMELKLEEIEEENPPEDPGRPGI, encoded by the coding sequence ATGGACCTCTCCGCAATGCTCAAGATCCTGTCCAGTCAGGACGGTTCCGACCTCTATCTGTCCACGGGGGCACCGCCCTGCGCCAAGTTCAATGGCGTACTCAAGCCGCTCAGCGCCGAGCCGCTGAAACCGGGTGAGGTGGCGGCGATTGCCGCCGGTGTGATGGATGCGGAGCAGCGCGCGGACTTCGAGCGTGAGCTGGAGATGAACCTGGCGATTTCCCTGCCCAATATCGGCCGCTTCCGCATCAACATCTTCAAGCAGCGCAATGAAGTGTCGATCGTCGCGCGCAACATCAAGATGGAGATTCCCAAGTTCGAAGACCTCAAACTGCCGGAAGTGCTGCTCAAGACCATCATGGAGAAGCGCGGTCTGGTGCTGTTCGTCGGTGGCACCGGCTCGGGCAAGTCGACCTCCCTGGCAGCGCTGATCGACTACCGCAACCGCAACAGCGGCGGGCACATCATCACCATCGAAGACCCGGTGGAGTACGTGCACCGGCACAAGAAGTCGATCATCAACCAGCGCGAAGTCGGCGTGGATACCCGCAGCTTCCACGCGGCTTTGAAGAATACTCTGCGCCAGGCACCGGACGTGATCCTGATCGGCGAGATCCGCGACCGCGAGACCATGGAGCATGCCCTGGCCTTCGCCGACACCGGCCACCTGGCGATCTCCACCCTGCACGCCAACAACGCCAACCAGGCGCTGGATCGCATCATCAACTTCTTCCCTGAAGAGCGTCGCCCGCAACTGCTCAACGACCTGGGCAACAACCTCAAGGCCTTCGTCTCCCAGCGCCTGGTCAAGACCGTGGACGGCAAGCGCCGCGCGGCGGTCGAGGTGCTGCTGGGCACGCCGACCATTCGCGACCAGATCAAGCGCAACGATTTCTCCGAGATCAAGGAAACCATGGAGAAGTCGAAGAACCTCGGCATGCAGACCTTCGACATGGCGCTGATCGACCTGGTCCACGAAGGCAGCATCGACGAAGAAGAAGCGGTGAAGAACGCCGATTCGGCCAACAACGTGCGCCTCAAGCTCAAGCTGCACCGCGAGAACCCGGCTAACGCCGCCGCCCAGGCTGCCGCAGCGGCCCAGGCTGCTCCCGCACCGGCCGCGCCAAAACCGGCGGCCGATGTAGCGAGCTGGGGCATGGAGTTGAAGCTGGAAGAAATCGAGGAAGAGAACCCGCCGGAAGATCCGGGGCGGCCCGGTATCTGA
- a CDS encoding cupin domain-containing protein produces the protein MPRLKLLAALAALLCLPPAMALEQNNSVKVATVLKTQSSWDGKPLAYPAGQAEVTGMLIEIAVGGETGWHLHPLPSFGMVLEGELEVRLKDGAVKHLKAGEALAEVVNTLHNGRNTGQVPVKLVVFYAGAVGQALSVKQPAQP, from the coding sequence ATGCCACGACTCAAACTGCTTGCCGCCCTCGCCGCCCTGCTCTGCCTGCCGCCCGCCATGGCGCTGGAGCAGAACAATAGCGTCAAGGTCGCCACCGTGCTGAAGACCCAGAGCAGCTGGGACGGCAAGCCGCTGGCCTACCCCGCGGGACAAGCCGAGGTGACCGGCATGCTCATCGAGATCGCAGTAGGTGGCGAGACGGGCTGGCATCTGCATCCGCTGCCGTCATTCGGCATGGTGCTGGAGGGCGAGCTGGAGGTTCGGCTGAAAGACGGCGCAGTCAAGCACCTGAAAGCCGGCGAGGCACTGGCCGAGGTAGTCAACACCCTGCACAACGGGCGCAACACCGGCCAGGTGCCAGTCAAGCTGGTGGTGTTCTATGCGGGGGCCGTCGGCCAGGCACTGTCGGTAAAGCAACCAGCGCAGCCCTGA
- a CDS encoding glycoside hydrolase family 3 N-terminal domain-containing protein has product MRKGLSTLLWLATLLLAVWAWNLKDPHLLALRPYESALLIGLCLLLALLFQRYQGRLSGILGVAVLLGSAGLSAYGEWTLLRQKAAVQAGELRGAGVIGAHLLVGYSDIDELRVLVGRGMVAGVFVTRRNLQEKTLEQLQAEIAELQQLRDAAGLPALLIASDQEGGLVSHLSPPLPQRAPLASLLADSPSAEQQLLRAEQYGAVQGAELARLGINLNFSPVVDIKPDTPGQLLDFHSRIGQRAIASDPRTVSTIALGYSRGLQSQGVLPTLKHFPGLGRVSADTHHFSANLDAPLADLNQRDWRPFREVAGQTRALIMLGHVVLSTIDTDNLVATSPRVIEDVLRGQWQHQGVLITDDLTMAAAYNRGLCTVAVGALNAGVDLLLVSYDHEKVYPLLDCLSQAYAHGALDRNQLQRSAQRLAEQQRWLSETPLQP; this is encoded by the coding sequence GTGCGCAAAGGTCTCTCCACCCTGCTCTGGCTTGCCACCCTGCTCCTGGCTGTGTGGGCCTGGAATTTGAAAGATCCCCATCTGCTGGCGCTGCGCCCTTATGAAAGCGCGTTGCTGATCGGCCTGTGCCTGCTGTTGGCGCTGCTGTTCCAACGCTACCAGGGACGCCTGTCCGGCATCCTGGGAGTGGCCGTGCTGCTGGGCAGCGCCGGTCTTAGCGCTTATGGCGAGTGGACGCTGCTGCGCCAGAAAGCGGCGGTACAGGCCGGAGAACTGCGCGGCGCCGGGGTGATTGGCGCGCATCTGCTGGTGGGTTACAGCGATATCGATGAGTTGCGCGTGCTGGTTGGCCGGGGCATGGTCGCCGGGGTTTTCGTCACCCGGCGCAATCTGCAGGAGAAAACCCTTGAGCAACTGCAGGCTGAAATCGCCGAACTGCAGCAGCTGCGCGACGCCGCCGGGCTACCGGCACTGCTGATCGCCAGCGATCAGGAAGGTGGACTGGTCTCTCATCTGTCGCCACCCCTGCCGCAGCGAGCGCCTCTGGCCAGCCTGCTCGCAGACTCGCCTAGCGCCGAGCAACAACTGTTGCGTGCCGAGCAGTACGGGGCGGTGCAGGGTGCCGAACTGGCCAGGCTGGGGATCAACCTGAATTTCAGCCCGGTGGTAGATATCAAGCCGGATACGCCGGGGCAACTGTTGGACTTCCACAGCCGCATTGGCCAACGGGCCATCGCCAGCGATCCCCGCACGGTCAGCACCATCGCCCTTGGCTACAGCCGTGGCCTGCAGAGCCAGGGCGTGCTGCCCACGCTCAAGCATTTCCCCGGCCTGGGCAGGGTCAGCGCCGACACTCACCACTTCTCCGCCAATCTGGATGCACCGCTGGCAGACCTGAACCAGCGGGACTGGCGACCTTTCCGTGAGGTCGCTGGCCAGACTCGCGCGCTGATCATGCTCGGTCATGTGGTGTTGAGCACGATTGATACCGACAATCTGGTCGCCACCTCGCCACGGGTGATTGAGGATGTGCTGCGCGGCCAATGGCAGCATCAGGGCGTGCTGATCACCGATGACCTGACCATGGCGGCGGCCTACAACCGCGGGCTTTGCACAGTCGCAGTCGGCGCGCTGAATGCCGGCGTGGATCTGCTGCTGGTGTCCTACGATCATGAGAAGGTCTATCCGCTGCTGGACTGCCTGAGCCAGGCTTATGCGCATGGCGCGCTGGATCGGAACCAGTTGCAGCGCAGCGCCCAGCGGCTTGCCGAACAGCAACGCTGGCTGAGCGAGACGCCCCTACAGCCCTAG
- a CDS encoding Fic family protein yields MSMPHWIWQHPDWPHFSWQAERLAPLLRDCAQAQGRLLGMAGAVDVEASAHNSLDSLLQNIVTSSAIEGELLNVGSVRSSLARRLGLAEDGRVTPRSEGLAELLLDATRQHEQALTLERLLHWHQLLFPVDDSPLPARIRVGSLRGDEPMQVVSGRLDKPTVHFEAPPRAGLQAQLDSFLHWFASSRSDAGLDPLLRAGIVHFWFVTLHPFDDGNGRLTRTLTDLALAQGEQQAIRFYAMSASILDDRAGYYRILEASQQATPDISAWLEWFLRTLLRSLQQALVRIDRLLGKARFWQQHRQQALSAEQAKVLNRLLDGGTNGFENGINATQYQAVAKVSKATATRHLTDLLDKGCLQRLPGGGRSTRYQINWPQQP; encoded by the coding sequence ATGTCTATGCCCCACTGGATCTGGCAACACCCTGACTGGCCGCACTTCAGCTGGCAGGCCGAACGCCTGGCACCGCTGCTGCGCGACTGCGCCCAGGCGCAGGGGCGACTGCTCGGCATGGCCGGCGCGGTGGATGTCGAGGCCAGCGCGCACAACAGCCTGGATTCCCTGCTGCAGAACATCGTCACCTCCTCGGCTATCGAGGGGGAGCTGCTCAACGTCGGCTCGGTGCGCTCGTCCCTGGCCCGACGCCTTGGCCTGGCCGAAGACGGCCGCGTCACCCCGCGCAGCGAAGGCCTGGCCGAACTGCTGCTGGATGCCACCCGCCAGCATGAGCAAGCTCTGACCTTGGAGCGCCTGCTGCACTGGCACCAGCTGCTCTTCCCTGTCGATGACAGCCCGCTGCCTGCCCGCATCCGCGTCGGCAGCCTGCGCGGCGATGAACCCATGCAGGTGGTGTCCGGGCGCCTGGACAAGCCCACCGTACATTTCGAAGCGCCGCCGCGTGCCGGTCTGCAAGCTCAGCTCGACAGCTTTTTGCATTGGTTCGCCAGCAGCCGCAGCGATGCCGGCCTCGACCCGCTGCTGCGCGCCGGCATCGTCCACTTCTGGTTCGTCACCCTGCACCCCTTCGACGACGGCAACGGCCGCCTGACCCGCACGCTCACCGACCTGGCCCTGGCCCAGGGCGAGCAGCAGGCCATCCGCTTCTACGCCATGTCGGCGAGCATTCTCGATGATCGCGCCGGCTACTACCGTATCCTCGAAGCCAGCCAGCAGGCCACGCCGGATATCAGCGCCTGGCTCGAATGGTTCCTGCGCACCCTGCTGCGCAGCCTGCAACAAGCCCTGGTGCGCATCGATCGGTTGCTCGGCAAGGCACGCTTCTGGCAGCAACACCGCCAACAGGCGCTATCCGCCGAACAGGCCAAGGTGCTCAATCGTCTGCTCGACGGCGGCACCAATGGCTTCGAGAACGGTATCAACGCCACCCAGTACCAGGCCGTAGCCAAAGTTTCCAAGGCCACCGCCACTCGCCATTTGACCGACTTGCTGGACAAGGGCTGCCTGCAACGCCTGCCTGGCGGTGGGCGCAGCACCCGCTACCAGATCAACTGGCCGCAACAGCCATGA
- a CDS encoding type II toxin-antitoxin system RelE/ParE family toxin has protein sequence MKLVYSEESVADLVRLRAFIAEKDPLAAACVATELIARIENLRLFPTMGRAVELAPDPKAIRDAVFGKYVIRYAPHTETVVILRIWHHYEDRMQSI, from the coding sequence ATGAAGCTGGTCTACTCAGAAGAATCCGTGGCAGATCTGGTTCGTCTCCGAGCATTCATTGCTGAAAAAGATCCCCTTGCTGCTGCATGTGTAGCAACAGAACTCATTGCCCGCATCGAAAATCTTCGCCTATTCCCAACAATGGGCCGCGCAGTTGAATTAGCTCCAGACCCCAAAGCTATTCGTGACGCAGTTTTCGGTAAATACGTAATTCGGTATGCCCCCCATACCGAAACTGTCGTGATTCTTCGTATATGGCACCACTATGAAGACCGCATGCAAAGCATCTAA
- a CDS encoding CopG family ribbon-helix-helix protein — protein MSVTTVRLQPELEENLGAMAEKLQRSKSWLINQALREFFERQTLEQNRWQETLQAMESVAQGKVVSGEAVSTWLQSWGSSNELPPPKAGQ, from the coding sequence ATGAGCGTCACAACCGTCCGGCTACAACCTGAACTCGAAGAAAATCTTGGAGCCATGGCCGAAAAGCTTCAGCGGAGTAAAAGCTGGCTTATCAATCAAGCACTTAGAGAATTTTTTGAGCGCCAGACATTAGAGCAGAACCGCTGGCAGGAAACGCTACAAGCTATGGAGTCCGTAGCACAGGGCAAGGTCGTGTCCGGTGAGGCAGTAAGCACATGGCTCCAAAGCTGGGGCAGCTCCAATGAACTACCACCACCGAAGGCGGGCCAATGA
- a CDS encoding YcxB family protein: MSVSFTISEQDYVKSAQLNGELTKKTKIVHLVIDTLLVLAGVSSLLNGNIVLGSAFIGAAIGAVTLPFLLKTFVVPFILKRHYKKYRQMQKQMSAELTADGLSFKTETGSSILMWPDIYAWRENSEYIIIYIAPKIYHVLPVRISENGFPVNELKSVLLNNVSVAT; this comes from the coding sequence ATGTCAGTGTCTTTCACAATCTCAGAGCAGGACTACGTTAAGAGCGCCCAATTAAATGGCGAGCTAACGAAGAAGACAAAAATAGTCCATCTAGTTATCGATACCTTGCTGGTTTTGGCAGGAGTTTCATCACTACTGAATGGAAACATTGTTCTTGGCTCTGCTTTTATTGGCGCAGCCATAGGTGCGGTCACACTACCCTTCTTGCTAAAAACCTTTGTCGTTCCATTCATTCTAAAACGGCACTATAAAAAATATCGGCAAATGCAGAAACAGATGAGTGCTGAGTTAACCGCAGACGGCCTGTCATTTAAAACAGAAACCGGAAGCTCAATACTGATGTGGCCAGATATTTATGCATGGCGCGAAAACAGTGAATACATAATTATCTATATCGCACCGAAGATATACCATGTACTTCCAGTGCGTATTAGTGAAAACGGCTTCCCCGTCAACGAACTCAAGAGCGTGTTACTGAACAACGTCAGTGTTGCAACCTAA
- a CDS encoding DUF1311 domain-containing protein yields MKILKVLALFITSLNANAIEYVKDIGNGRLYSAREPRECFDISETITINQCIIYFDTESQKSLDETLANIQEKVKRDIELLNDAQEKWTSFRHSECKVQSVPGLAFRDPTSQVDLFYKACTAKLNLGRIEQLKSITLGCDSCVQ; encoded by the coding sequence ATGAAAATTCTCAAAGTCCTTGCTCTATTTATTACGTCTTTAAATGCCAACGCAATCGAGTACGTAAAAGATATAGGCAACGGAAGACTCTATTCCGCCCGGGAGCCGCGCGAGTGCTTCGATATTAGTGAAACAATAACAATAAACCAATGCATAATTTACTTTGATACTGAATCACAAAAATCCTTAGACGAAACTCTTGCAAACATCCAAGAAAAAGTAAAACGCGATATTGAGCTGTTAAATGATGCGCAAGAAAAATGGACTTCATTCAGGCATAGTGAGTGCAAAGTTCAATCAGTACCTGGGCTCGCATTTCGAGACCCAACATCACAAGTTGACCTATTCTATAAAGCCTGCACGGCAAAACTTAATCTAGGCCGTATAGAACAGCTGAAAAGTATCACACTGGGCTGTGACTCATGCGTACAGTGA
- a CDS encoding acetoacetate--CoA ligase — MSQPLWTPSAERIAATRMDAFRRTINQRHGLQLADYPALHAWSVAQREAFWQAVVDFFDIHFSAQPEAVLREGAAMPSAHWFPGATLNFAEHLLRRRDAHPALVAIGEDGSREQLSYLELAAHVAGLQQSLKAAGVGVGDRVAAFMPNTWQTVVGMLASASLGATWSSCSPDFGTQGVIDRFGQIEPKVLIAAAGYRYAGKNLDLTAKLNEILERLPGLQQLVVVPYSRSEARPTDYKSVALTTLWQDFYQPGGEPEFTPVPFEQPLYILYSSGTTGVPKCIVHGVGGTLLQHVKELGLHTDLHADDTLFYYTTCGWMMWNWLVSGLALGATLVLFDGSPFHPGAERLIDLIDAENISLFGTSAKFLAALEKAGAKPRETHKLSRLKAILSTGSPLSHESFEYVYRDIKSDVCLSSISGGTDIVSCFALGNPVLPVRRGELQCKGLGMDVQVWNEAGQAVIGEKGELVCAQHFTSMPVSFWNDADGAKFHAAYFETFPGVWAHGDYAEETAQGGLVIHGRSDAVLNPGGVRIGTAEIYRQVEKVEEVLESIAIGQDWDGDVRVVLFVRLRDGVTLNDELKQRICSVIRANTTPRHVPTKVIAVADIPRTISGKIVELAVRNVVHGKPVKNTDALANPQALELYRDLPQLRD; from the coding sequence ATGTCGCAACCCCTCTGGACGCCCTCCGCCGAACGCATCGCCGCCACCCGCATGGATGCCTTCCGCCGCACCATCAACCAGCGCCACGGGCTGCAGCTGGCCGACTACCCGGCCCTGCACGCCTGGAGCGTGGCGCAGCGCGAGGCGTTCTGGCAGGCCGTGGTCGACTTCTTCGATATCCATTTCAGCGCCCAGCCCGAGGCCGTGTTGCGCGAAGGCGCCGCCATGCCCAGCGCGCACTGGTTCCCCGGCGCCACCCTGAATTTCGCCGAACACCTGCTGCGCCGCCGCGACGCGCATCCGGCACTGGTCGCCATCGGCGAGGACGGCTCGCGTGAGCAGCTGAGCTACTTGGAGCTGGCCGCCCATGTCGCCGGTCTGCAACAGAGCCTGAAAGCCGCTGGCGTCGGTGTCGGCGACCGCGTCGCCGCCTTTATGCCCAACACCTGGCAGACCGTGGTCGGCATGCTCGCCAGCGCCAGCCTCGGCGCCACCTGGTCCTCCTGCTCGCCGGACTTCGGCACCCAGGGCGTGATCGACCGCTTCGGCCAGATCGAACCCAAGGTGCTGATCGCTGCCGCCGGCTACCGCTACGCCGGCAAGAACCTCGACCTGACCGCCAAGCTCAACGAGATCCTCGAACGCCTACCCGGCCTGCAACAACTGGTGGTGGTGCCTTACTCGCGCAGCGAAGCCAGACCTACTGATTACAAATCAGTTGCTCTAACCACTCTGTGGCAGGACTTTTACCAGCCCGGCGGCGAGCCCGAGTTCACACCCGTACCGTTCGAGCAGCCGCTGTACATCCTCTATTCCAGCGGCACCACCGGCGTGCCCAAGTGCATCGTGCACGGCGTTGGCGGCACCCTGCTGCAGCATGTCAAGGAACTCGGCCTGCACACCGACCTGCACGCCGACGACACCCTGTTCTACTACACCACCTGCGGCTGGATGATGTGGAACTGGCTGGTCTCCGGCCTGGCCCTGGGCGCCACCCTGGTGCTGTTCGACGGCTCACCCTTCCATCCGGGTGCCGAGCGTCTGATCGACCTGATCGACGCGGAGAACATCAGCCTATTCGGCACCAGTGCCAAGTTCCTCGCCGCCCTGGAAAAGGCCGGCGCCAAGCCGCGCGAGACGCATAAGCTGAGCCGCCTGAAGGCCATTCTCTCGACCGGTTCTCCGCTGTCCCATGAGAGCTTCGAGTACGTCTACCGCGATATCAAAAGCGATGTCTGCCTGTCCTCCATCTCCGGCGGCACCGACATCGTTTCCTGCTTCGCCCTCGGCAACCCGGTGCTGCCGGTACGCCGCGGCGAGCTGCAGTGCAAGGGCCTGGGCATGGACGTGCAGGTATGGAACGAGGCCGGCCAGGCGGTGATCGGCGAGAAAGGCGAACTGGTCTGCGCCCAGCACTTCACCTCGATGCCGGTGAGCTTCTGGAACGACGCCGACGGCGCCAAGTTCCACGCTGCCTACTTCGAAACCTTCCCCGGCGTATGGGCCCACGGCGACTACGCCGAAGAAACCGCACAAGGCGGCCTGGTGATCCACGGACGCTCGGACGCCGTGCTCAACCCCGGCGGCGTGCGCATCGGCACCGCCGAAATCTACCGCCAGGTGGAAAAGGTCGAGGAAGTGCTGGAATCCATCGCCATCGGCCAGGACTGGGACGGAGACGTGCGCGTGGTGCTGTTCGTGCGCCTGCGCGACGGCGTGACGCTGAACGATGAACTCAAGCAACGCATCTGCAGCGTGATCCGCGCCAACACCACCCCACGCCACGTACCGACCAAGGTCATCGCCGTGGCCGACATCCCGCGCACCATCAGCGGCAAAATCGTCGAACTGGCGGTGCGCAACGTGGTGCACGGCAAACCGGTAAAGAACACCGACGCCCTGGCCAACCCACAGGCACTGGAGCTGTACCGCGACCTGCCGCAACTGCGGGACTGA